One Gossypium arboreum isolate Shixiya-1 chromosome 13, ASM2569848v2, whole genome shotgun sequence genomic window, AATATTAGAAAAGTTatttaaagttaaaaaatattataagttCTTGTactttgtaaatttaaaatttaatctttatatttttatttctaataatttagatacATTAAAGTTTGGTAGGACTTTTTTAAAGGAAAAAactaaattttagaaataaaaatataatgattaaaatttgaatttgagaAAATTACGGACACTTAATAAGGCATATTTTAACCTTGATTAAAATCAAAGAATTCAGAATCTGACATCATAGAGGAATAAAGGAACTTGTTCACTATCTATCCCACCACCACCGGCATTAGTGCTGTCTAGTGCAATACTTTGATCTACGGACAAATCTAAGATTTCATCGCTTTGCAGAAATCTAGGGTTTTTGTATCTCATAAATTGACCACATAAATACTCAACCCCCACACTCAATTCTCCTCTCTTTTCAGCTTTGCTTCAAAATTCGATCACATTTCCCCTAAATTCCGTCTTTTTTCTTCAAATTCCCCACAAATGGCCATCACTTTCTCAGATCTCCACACGGAATCTGGCCTTAAATCCCTTAATGACTTCCTCACCGGCAAATCTTACATCTCTGGGTATTTCAATTTTTATCCCCATTTTTTTCCCACTATTTTCCCATataaccctttttttttctctaaCTTTTATCAATCAAATCTTTATGGGGTTCTTTTTGTAGGGATAAGCTGACTAAGGATGACATAAAAGTTTATGCTGCTGTTTTGAAAAATCCTGGTGATTCATTTCCCAATGTGAGCCAATGGTATAATTGTGTGTCTTCCCATCTCGCTTCTAGGTAAAATTTCTTTTCTTATTACTGAATCTTAAGATTATGTATTAGAAAAGCTTATGTTGTTCTTTAATGGGGATTATGTATTAGCTTCCCTGGGAAAGCTGTTGGCGTTTCACTTGGTGGCAAAGCTGATCCAGCTCAATCTGCTGAAGCTAAGGTGTGTGTCTCACAACTGTGTAAAATTTTGTAAAACTTTTAGGGATGGCAATTGGGTCTGGTCGGGTTTTTGCCCTTTCTGCATTCGATCCGAGAGctttattttggtgttttagtAAATAGAGACTAGAGAGCAATGGATCGGTTTGGTTAAAATCGGAAAATTGACTTAATCTACCTAGCTGTGTGTTTTAACTGACTATATCTCAACTGATTTGCTTAGTTTGATTGATTAAGTTGGGGACTACAAGCCAAACTGATTAAAAAAAATAAGTATAGGGgccaaattgaaaaaattaatacAGGTACCAGAGTGATAATTTAGTTATAGTACAGGGGCCAAAAGAGGTATTAAGCCTAGTTTTAATCATGGTTGTTGGAATCAGACCAGTCGATATACCAATCTAGACAAAGGGGTTGAACCAGTTCTTGAGTGAACCATTCGAATCCGGGACAAAAAACGTGATTAAACTAGTGGTTGAACcgattttctaatttttttaatatatttttaattttttttatgaaatttccCTTTTTTCTGCTAGTCTCCTGCTGCGGACGATGACAATGATGACTTGGATCTGTTTGGCGATGAAACGGAGGAGGATAAGAAGGCAGCAGAGGAAAGAGAAGCAGCTAAAAAGTCTGCTAAGAAGAAAGAGAGTTAGTACTTGTGTCGATTAAGCTTACGTAGCCTCCGAGTTGATTGAATAAATATATATCCATAACATTTATGTTCGAATGCTATGTTTTGCAATGCATTGATTTTGTCGTATTTTTTGGAcattttttggttattttaggtGGAAAATCTTCAGTACTGATGGATGTTAAACCATGGGATGACGAGACCGACATGAAGAAGTTGGAAGAAGCCGTTCGATCTGTTGAAATGCCTGGACTTTTATGGGGAGCATGTACGGTTTGGTTTTAAAATTCTTCGTTTTTCTTTAGGGTTATCACTATACGCTTGTAAACTGCGACCtagattttaattgaaaattttaaaatattagtatCATATTGATTAGGTCCTTTCGTCGATGTATATGTCAATCTGGGTTTTAAACGCCCATCTAAATCTACCATGGATGGCATGGATTTACCGTGTTAAAATCTAAGTTGTCCATGTGGTagataagcaaatgcttaaatTTGATCTCAGGTCAGATAGCTAGTGGCAAATCTtggaattaagtttttttttttttggggggggggggcgGAGCTTAACTAAAATTTAGgagtttaattagattttttccAAAAAATTGGTGGGTCAGTAATGAGAATTTGGAAAGAAATTTAGttgacttaaaattttcaaagaaattaaaagacAATGAAATCTTTCAAAAATTTTGGGTGGCTTCCATCACGGTCCGCTACTGGATATCACCCAAGCTAACAGGTAAGTTGACGGAAGAAATTGATTAATACGATACTGATAATTTCGGAGTTCTGAGATAACACCCGACACTTCTATCCATCATAGGTATGAAAGTATGTTAGTCCAATTTAGCCTACTATACATATTCACATCCATATTTGTCACTAACATTTGAATCTGAGTAACATAGTCGATTTCACAACTGATGCTTACAATCCTTTCCTAGCATTAATGCTGAATTGCATAACGAATACTTGCAGCAAAATTGGTTGCGGTCGGATATGGGATTAAGAAGCTCCAGATCATGCTTACAATAGTTGACGATCTTGTTTCTGTTGATACCCTTATCGAAGAACACTTGACAGTCGAGCCTCGCAATGAATATATTCAGAGTTGTGACATCGTTGCATTCAACAAAATTTAGACAAGGACGACCcggtttttcttcttcttcttcaagaaATGTTGAAGCGTAAGCCGATTTTCCGCCATGTTTTAACCTTTTTGTTCCTTGCTTTACCcttattattagttttattttgCAATCTGAATTGCTACTTGATTTGCTTTAGATTTGAGAATTAGATGTATGGGTAAAGAACAACTTCTTGTTTTTGCTGAAATGGTGGTATTGTGGTATTAATGCTCaatgttttgtattatttttaaaagaggTTAGAATTGTGTATGGACTAATATCCGAAACATCGGAGCCAAACTAGAATGGTTCTGGAAATCGCCCGATATGGTGGGATATAACCAATGTTTTTAAAATCGAATCGATGATCAAATCAGTCAAGTCACTTACTTGTCAATTCGATCGGTTCAATGAAAAGAATattagaaattcaataaaaaaaaagagttaaattgCTTGTTTAACTGATTTTTTAGTCGGTTCAATAATTCCAATTGATCGACCTAGTTTAATTCCAACATCATTGGATTTAAAGATGAGGTGAGAGTTGAACTTGAGTCATTAAAATTTCACGGCCTTAACTTTTGCCTGTGAAGTTGTCGATGTATCATTTTTACTAGAACTAGAACATGAGGTTAAAGggtgattttttaattttttaattattatttcaaataACTCAGATGTTGTATGCGTAAAGTGTGGATTTagtcttttaattttgttatttttaaaatttatcaggTAAATAGGCTAGCATATGCAAAATATATTATGTCACTTACCATTTtaatgccatacttaaaataatTTACATTATTTAATTAATGGATTTAACAACTACTGATTTGAATtaagattttaaatttaaaaatatagaaattaaaaatgataattttaaaatatgaattaaatacATAACTCAAACATGGTATTAGATTAAAACGAATTTAATTGTTATAATTTGAgttaagattaaaattttaaaatttaaaaagaataagtactaaaattaataaaattagaatatataaattaaaattagatACTAAATTTAACCATAATTATAGTGTAAGGTCACCTGGTAAAACCTATAAAATCAGATCaatccataaaaataataattttattgcaAATATACAATGTTTTGTTCTCAATATTTTCTCATATTTAATTCAtatttgaattatgaattaaataatatgatttaattttagtcctataatataattttaactttttatatgcGTATTTATAATTTGGAAAATaattttcttattaaatttattaaataatctaTAATGTCCTATATTTTTTTGAACATTGGATGATATATACTATACACCTTGATAATTTTTtacagtttaaaaataataatttgcaaattacaaaataaaaagtCAAAATATATTAGGAGGTTTCTTCTCGTATTTATTAAGTATGATTCATTAATGAAATGTATTAGAGATAATTAAGTGCCACGTGTGACGAGACGTTATCTCTTTTAGAGGTGACACACATCTTTAGTTGCCTTTGGAGTATGTTAGCAAGTAGAGCAACGATGAGAGGTTAGATTTCAAATTAAACATTCGATCGTGTTAGGACGCTCCCAATATATGGCGTGCTCTATATTTTATACgtaacaaaatatattttaaattacttGATGGAATTCAGGAAAAAAAATTGCCCTCAATACTGAAAACCCACGCTTCCAAAAGTAGAGCCATTTGAAGTGAACAAATTATAGGAATGCTAAAtatgcaaaaaataaaaaaacctataGTATAGGGACCTTCCGTAGAATTTGACCTTTTTCTTATTGTATTATCACTCTACAGTCTAACATACACTGTtggcttttttttttattctctgCGTTCAATCGTTCCACCACTTTCACAAACCCTAATCGTTAAATTCCTTCATCAAAGAACTACGAATGGCGTGGAGGAACCAATTATCTCGAAATCTCAAAGAACTACGGATTCTGTTTTGCCAAACATCTCCTGCCAGTGCCCCCGCTAGGTTTATTTCCGCTTCTTTGCTCAAtccaatttttttaataaaaattcaaaattcgtATTattaattccttttttttttctcttgtaTTAGATCGTTCGTGGAGAAGAATTACAAAGATCTCAAGACTTTAAACCCTAAGCTTTCAATCCTCATCCGTGAATGCCGTGGGATTGAGCCCCAAATGTGGGCTAGATATGGTATTTCCCTTTTTTCCCTTCTGAAATTTGctctttttgtttctttcaaaaaTGCATTGTTGAAAAATAGCTAGTTGTCTATACGTATTAGTTCAAAAATGCTTCAAATTCTTCGCCCTGGCTGCAATCTAATGTTGGTCAAAGTACTCCAAGCATTGCTAACTTAAGATGCTAATATATATACTTGTATCATAGGTAGTTTCGATTCTAAATTTTGTTATGGTATCATAAGAATCTTGGATGTGTAATTATGAGATCAGAGAAATTTTAAGGGAGCAATTAGTGATTTACTAGCTCTTTGAATGAAAAATGTTGTGCTTTGTCTATTTTTGTTAAAACACAATAGACTGTTTGGTGGGCATTTGGCTGATATATGACGAATTCGAGATAAATTTGCCAAAGTGGATTTAGTTGGCTTTGGGAAGTTAGGGAGTTTTAGGTTATAGTTGTGGTAGAATGATTTTGAGTTTAGTTCAGTATAAACTATAGATTTGATCACAAAATAGTGGCTGAAAATTAAGAGTGAGATTGTAGGGATTTCATGGCTGCTGCTAGATCATGTGAGCTTTGGATCAATTTGATTGAGCGATTCTAGGGAAAAACGGGTTACAAAACATGAAGAATTAAAGCTTGTGAAATAATATATACAAGAGATAAGGTCTAGGAGTGAATTAAGAGAAGAAAGGATGCAGTCTCGGATAGAAACTTAAGAAAGCATTAGAGAAAGATATGAACTTGAAGAATTTTCCAATCAAGTTCCTGTATGTTTTGATGTAAATGAACATCCTAGATTTCGAACTTCCTTGATTAAAGATATGTGGTTTGAGCATTGTGTGTTTTTGAGAGTGAGTCTGTTGCTGTGTGTACATAAGATAGAAGCAAAGATTCCGTAAACATTGAACAAGTCCTGCGATATTGGGAATTTTAATATACAATTGTATGAAAAAAGACCTGCCTTGGAAATGGAAAATTGGAGTAGAAAAATAGAAAGATAGAAAATCTAATTTTTCTCTCCATAGGTGTGCTCGGTAGGTAAGAtggaaaaaatgaaagaaaaataattttcttttcattcattgcTTGGGAGGATTAAAAACTCAAAGAAATGAACTTTTGAAAAATGCATAATTTTGAACTAATATACATCCCTCTCTCATTTTCCCTCCTCTTATATATGCTTTTATGCATTTTGATGAAAAATAGTCATATCTCATATTTTCTTTCCTTCCAAGTGCACTCAACCAAACACACCCTAAGAGACTGGTTTCACCTTGTGTTGTGTTCATGACAATTAAAGTTTCCACAGTATCAGCATGAGATGCTTTCATTGCGCACTCTATACTTTACTCCTAGTCAATTTTGCGCTGTTTGTGGCATCCAATTAACCAATCCTCTTTGATATCGATGTAGATATGGGTGTCGAGAAGGGCATTCGCTTGGAAGGTTTGAGCGAGCCACAGATTTTGAAAGCACTAGAAGACCTTGCCAAAGCAGGGGCATCGACCAAAGCCTAACCATATCGCTACCATTGAATCCAAAAGGTTTGAAATAAAACTCATGTCTTTTGAGGAATTGTTTCATTTTAATGGTTGTTGTGTTCTTCCCTCTGTTTTTAGCCATCATAACTGATTTTGTGAGATGATTGTTGAAAGTTGTCAGTATTTGTGTTCTTTCCCTTGCATTGCCTTTGGCTTGTAAGGTTTCAAATACCCAAGAAACTTCCTCTTGATTACTTGTTTGCTGTTATTTTCCTTTGTCCTTGGTAGCAAACATGTTAATTATAAACACTTATCAATCACCAATAAATtccaattttttttatctttgatATAATATGATTTTAGAATAGTTTTAATACATAATTTGGTACGACTATGATAATATTTTTCTACATTTTGGTACATAAAAGTAATAGTGGTAATTTTTTATTCTGGTTTTGGAGTTGAGTtgatttaaattcataattcataattataaattttcatcaaatcaattcgaaaatccaaattaaaacacaTCTATTATATTGTATTTgacaattaaacaaattcataattaacgttaaatttattctattaacaaaATCATGATAACTTATATACAACTGATACAACTGTACGTCGGACACATGAAATTGAGCATATGGTTTTCTCCAACTTTAGCCCATTAAGCTTCTTTTAGGCATTCGAGTGAATAGCATAAATAAAAGGCTTCCTCCATTTCTAACTGGAACCACTGTTTCTCTTCTTGAGATGTAATTCTCCACCGACCAAAACAAGTACGATAGAAAAGATCGGATAATTCAGCATCCACTTCGATGAGTACATTGCGACTTGAGAGTAAACCGCGAGCCTCGGATCGGATCAAAGAGGATTGGAGTTGTGAGACAATTTTATACATGGGATCAGTACTAGCTTTGGCTTCTGAGCCTTTTCCTTTCCATCTAGGCTTCATTTTTAGTCCTGCAACATATAAAAAAAACTCCTAAATTATTCagatagtcactcaattataattttattttcactttaagtatttaaaataaaaggTTACAATTTAAGCACCTATATTATATAGTTAGATCAATTATATAACGTGGGtagttaaattataatatttttttatttttagtgtctaaaatgaaattttttatagtgGGTGGACTATCTGTGTTAATTACCCAAAAACATTATGTCCAATAGTATGATATTaggaattattatgaaattattgATTAAATTTTACATCGTCAACTCAATTAAAAATTTGAGTCGTATTTTTGTAGCTTAAACTTAGAAATTAGGTTGATTTTGATATAGTTGATTTTGTTTGACTTATCTTTATTAGTTAGATTTGATAATTTTGTTTATATGACATTCAAATATCATATTATGTCattacttaaaaattttaaaaaataaattatattaattaaaggtTTATCCGTCCTTAAAAAATTACCTTAAAGCCGATCGAGTCTTAATTGTTACGTTAAAGgacattattctcttatttataaGTTGAAATTTGGGAGGTATTATGGATAGTTTTAgacattatgttaaaaataatagaCATGATCGTAGCCTAAACcttaaacttataaaattttatttttaaataaaaaccaCCACTCCCTAGAAAAAATTAAGCAAATTTTTTTGTGTGAAATTTTACCAttccatttttttaaattttaactttactTCAATAATaattccttttaaaaaaaaatcgttACTTAAAAACAAATTAAAGCATAACAAAGGAAAGGAGAGAGAGACAGAGAGATACCTTAAAAAACCAAGAAGCAGGGGATGCTTCGATTTAGAAAGCTCAGCAGCTTGATTTATGAACTCGCGAACTCAGTAGCGTAACTCGACTAATAAAGCACTGAGTTGATTTGCCGCTGAAATGGGACTCAATTATGGGTTTTAGGGTTTTAAAAAACACACAGCTGGGGAAGAGGAAAGGAGTGAGCCGAAACCTTTAGACTGTTTAGTTTAgggtttttaaataattaataataattaattttttcagGGTACTTGAGTTTttgtaatttatttgaaattagtctctttatttttattccaaataaatattattttagctTTCAAATAggagaatttaaattttgaaatctaaaaatagaaaggat contains:
- the LOC108452935 gene encoding NADH dehydrogenase [ubiquinone] 1 alpha subcomplex subunit 2-like, producing the protein MAWRNQLSRNLKELRILFCQTSPASAPARSFVEKNYKDLKTLNPKLSILIRECRGIEPQMWARYDMGVEKGIRLEGLSEPQILKALEDLAKAGASTKA
- the LOC108489976 gene encoding elongation factor 1-beta 2-like, whose translation is MAITFSDLHTESGLKSLNDFLTGKSYISGDKLTKDDIKVYAAVLKNPGDSFPNVSQWYNCVSSHLASSFPGKAVGVSLGGKADPAQSAEAKSPAADDDNDDLDLFGDETEEDKKAAEEREAAKKSAKKKESGKSSVLMDVKPWDDETDMKKLEEAVRSVEMPGLLWGASKLVAVGYGIKKLQIMLTIVDDLVSVDTLIEEHLTVEPRNEYIQSCDIVAFNKI